In bacterium, a single genomic region encodes these proteins:
- a CDS encoding YjbH domain-containing protein, translating into MRSAVIIVGLIVLAVAPTLAADSIVSVWGAENTSNTATSSWYGNVGLIATPSAFTPPATATSLGVHWVNRHPDATWMANINFGVTAELEVGGAWIQSAGDEEAESDHDSSQTIINAKYRLSVAKWLEEPNLPDMAVGCFDIANQINRSIYLVLSKGFRFDPTDANSPCINLHAGWASSDSGEGAMDGFFGGLEFNALKDCLVQAEYDGENFNADLRYNLTKGLSLEGGILNEDPGFGLTYRSEF; encoded by the coding sequence ATGCGCTCCGCCGTCATCATCGTCGGGTTGATTGTATTAGCTGTCGCCCCCACCCTCGCCGCTGATTCCATCGTCAGCGTCTGGGGCGCAGAGAACACCTCCAATACCGCCACGTCATCGTGGTACGGCAATGTGGGCCTGATCGCCACTCCCAGCGCCTTCACCCCCCCCGCCACCGCCACCTCGCTGGGCGTCCACTGGGTCAACCGCCATCCCGACGCCACCTGGATGGCCAACATCAACTTCGGCGTCACGGCCGAACTGGAGGTCGGCGGAGCCTGGATCCAGTCAGCGGGTGACGAGGAGGCGGAGAGCGACCACGACTCCTCCCAGACCATAATCAACGCCAAGTACCGCCTCAGCGTGGCCAAGTGGCTCGAGGAGCCCAACCTCCCGGACATGGCGGTCGGCTGCTTCGACATCGCCAACCAGATCAACCGCTCCATCTACCTGGTCCTCAGCAAGGGGTTCCGGTTCGACCCGACTGACGCCAACAGCCCCTGCATCAACCTGCACGCGGGCTGGGCTTCCAGCGACAGCGGTGAGGGCGCCATGGACGGCTTCTTCGGCGGCCTCGAGTTCAACGCGCTCAAGGACTGCCTGGTGCAGGCCGAGTACGATGGCGAGAACTTCAACGCCGACCTGCGTTACAACCTCACCAAGGGCCTGTCGCTCGAAGGCGGCATCCTGAACGAGGATCCGGGCTTCGGCCTCACCTACCGCTCGGAGTTCTAG
- a CDS encoding TIGR04255 family protein produces the protein MPINEVFPNPTVKQVFFQIRFPNLFFLESRIGDLQQQVMQEFPEATLLRQQHVVFADIAVEPPESPRLPPDVDGPTSRKIWQFNSPKGYKLSVTTDSLAITSEHHKTYDKDDANRFRDVIQRVLTAFAGVAPVPEYARVGLRYVDHCPIMEKTNESFEAYYSTSFPLTRFSLADAEEMSFAAIVTRGRHQLRYVEALRKDSDADSGFVLVLDFDGFAKDVPSGECLTVTDELHTLIDEAFSETIKQPVYDYMRREGG, from the coding sequence GTGCCCATCAACGAAGTCTTCCCAAACCCGACCGTCAAACAGGTCTTCTTCCAGATCAGGTTCCCCAATCTGTTCTTCCTGGAGAGTAGAATCGGCGACCTACAGCAACAGGTCATGCAGGAATTCCCCGAGGCCACGCTGCTGCGTCAGCAGCACGTCGTGTTCGCCGACATCGCGGTGGAGCCACCTGAGTCCCCTCGCCTGCCGCCCGACGTTGATGGGCCTACAAGCAGGAAGATCTGGCAGTTCAACTCGCCGAAGGGCTACAAGCTTTCCGTCACGACCGACAGTCTCGCAATCACCTCCGAACACCACAAGACCTACGACAAGGACGACGCGAACAGGTTCCGCGACGTGATCCAACGCGTGCTCACGGCGTTTGCCGGGGTGGCCCCCGTCCCAGAGTACGCACGGGTTGGACTCAGGTACGTGGATCACTGCCCTATCATGGAGAAGACGAACGAGAGCTTTGAGGCCTACTACTCCACCTCGTTCCCTCTGACCCGTTTCAGCCTAGCGGATGCCGAGGAGATGAGTTTTGCCGCCATCGTGACCAGGGGGAGGCACCAACTCCGCTATGTTGAGGCGCTCCGTAAGGACAGCGACGCCGACAGCGGCTTCGTGCTCGTGCTGGACTTCGACGGGTTTGCCAAGGATGTCCCGTCTGGGGAATGCCTCACCGTCACCGACGAACTCCACACACTGATCGACGAGGCCTTCTCCGAGACGATCAAACAGCCTGTCTACGACTACATGCGGCGGGAGGGTGGGTAG
- a CDS encoding AbrB/MazE/SpoVT family DNA-binding domain-containing protein produces the protein MPRTTVTAEYQVTIPKDVRERAGLKPCAKLDVTAARHVIRLVRVPTLERLRGIARGQRQRPARQAGPPLTHLPSTHTELDHAACPFDRLTLR, from the coding sequence ATGCCCAGGACCACCGTAACAGCCGAGTATCAAGTCACTATCCCCAAGGACGTGCGCGAGCGCGCCGGGCTGAAGCCTTGCGCCAAGCTCGACGTGACCGCCGCTCGCCACGTCATCCGCCTAGTGCGCGTCCCGACTCTGGAGAGACTGCGCGGCATCGCGCGCGGCCAACGGCAGCGGCCTGCGCGACAAGCAGGACCGCCCCTGACTCACTTGCCTTCCACCCACACCGAACTCGACCATGCAGCCTGCCCATTCGACAGGCTGACCCTCAGGTAG
- a CDS encoding amidohydrolase family protein, which produces MFIDIHVHTRYFPGPERLSGGTYATPQQLMDMLKPHKVRHAVILPGVNPECSYIPQSLGEVIRIVEESEGFFIPFMNVDPRAVGNSATANLGHLMDFWMARGCKGIGEVCASLPFDDPRMENLFAHAQERKLPITFHLAPEPIGYYGIVDSLGLPGLEGALKRFPNLLFFGHSQPFWAEISGDLTEDLRNTYPKGSVAPGGAVVRLFREYPNLYGDLSPAAGSGFNAIARDPEFGFAFMDEFQDRLLFGTDICDPRNELTLIGYLNDAVANGKLSREAYEKIGWKNAERVLGL; this is translated from the coding sequence ATGTTCATTGACATCCATGTCCATACCCGCTACTTCCCGGGCCCCGAGCGGCTTTCGGGGGGCACATATGCCACGCCGCAGCAGCTCATGGACATGCTCAAGCCCCACAAGGTGCGCCATGCTGTGATCCTGCCGGGTGTGAACCCCGAGTGCTCCTACATCCCCCAGAGCCTCGGCGAGGTCATCCGCATCGTTGAGGAGTCCGAGGGCTTCTTCATCCCCTTCATGAACGTGGACCCGCGCGCGGTCGGCAACTCCGCGACGGCCAACCTGGGGCACCTCATGGACTTCTGGATGGCCCGGGGCTGCAAGGGCATCGGTGAGGTCTGCGCCAGCCTGCCCTTCGATGACCCCCGCATGGAGAACCTCTTCGCCCACGCCCAGGAGCGCAAGCTGCCGATCACCTTCCACCTGGCCCCCGAGCCCATCGGCTACTACGGCATCGTGGACAGCCTCGGCCTGCCGGGCCTGGAGGGTGCCCTCAAGAGGTTCCCCAACCTGCTCTTCTTCGGCCACTCCCAGCCGTTCTGGGCTGAGATCAGCGGCGACCTGACCGAGGACCTCCGCAACACATACCCCAAGGGCTCCGTGGCCCCCGGCGGGGCCGTGGTGCGGCTCTTCCGCGAGTACCCGAACCTCTACGGCGACCTCTCCCCCGCCGCCGGCAGCGGCTTCAACGCCATCGCCCGCGACCCGGAGTTCGGCTTCGCCTTCATGGACGAGTTCCAGGACCGCCTGCTGTTCGGCACGGACATCTGCGACCCGCGCAACGAGCTGACGCTGATCGGCTACCTCAACGACGCAGTGGCGAACGGGAAGCTCAGCCGCGAGGCGTACGAGAAGATCGGCTGGAAGAACGCCGAGAGGGTACTGGGGCTCTAG
- a CDS encoding amidohydrolase family protein — translation MEPTYFIDTHVHVRAHVSPERLSGGTYPSPERAMEVLKPLGVRRAVILPGVHADGVHDVQGNGEILDICSRYPDFFIPFMNLAPTQLTNRPDANLGHLMRFYKQHGCRGIGEMSCNVPLDDPQLLNLFHHAEENDLPLLFHIGFQKGGCYGLIDRLGLPLLENALRQFPGLRFIGHSQPFWAEISGDVTEETRRGYPKGPVAPGGRVVELFRTYPNLYADLSPATGGSGFNAIRRDPDFGYAFLEEFQDRLLFATDLANPNTSEDMALAPYLHEAARGGRISREAYEKIAHGNAERLLGL, via the coding sequence ATGGAACCGACCTACTTCATTGACACGCACGTCCACGTGCGCGCCCATGTCTCGCCCGAGCGCCTCAGCGGCGGGACCTATCCCTCCCCCGAGCGCGCCATGGAGGTGCTCAAGCCTCTGGGGGTCCGCCGGGCGGTCATCCTGCCGGGCGTCCACGCCGACGGCGTCCACGATGTCCAGGGCAATGGCGAGATTCTGGACATCTGCAGCCGCTACCCGGACTTCTTCATCCCCTTCATGAACCTCGCGCCCACGCAACTGACCAACCGCCCGGACGCGAACCTGGGGCACCTGATGCGCTTCTACAAGCAGCACGGTTGCCGGGGCATCGGTGAGATGTCCTGCAATGTGCCGCTGGATGACCCGCAGTTGCTGAACCTGTTCCACCACGCGGAGGAGAACGACCTGCCCCTGCTGTTCCACATCGGCTTTCAGAAGGGCGGCTGCTATGGCCTCATAGACCGCCTGGGGCTGCCGCTGCTGGAGAACGCCCTGCGCCAGTTCCCCGGCCTGCGCTTCATCGGCCACTCCCAGCCCTTCTGGGCCGAGATCAGTGGGGACGTGACCGAGGAGACGCGGCGCGGCTACCCGAAGGGCCCCGTGGCGCCCGGCGGCCGCGTCGTGGAACTGTTCCGCACCTACCCGAACCTGTACGCCGACCTCTCCCCCGCCACCGGCGGTAGTGGCTTCAACGCCATTCGTCGCGATCCTGACTTCGGCTACGCCTTCCTCGAGGAGTTCCAGGACCGCCTGCTGTTCGCGACCGACCTCGCCAACCCGAACACGTCCGAGGACATGGCCCTGGCGCCCTACCTACATGAGGCCGCCAGAGGCGGCAGGATCAGCCGGGAAGCCTACGAGAAGATCGCCCATGGCAACGCCGAGCGGCTGCTCGGGCTCTGA
- a CDS encoding YbjN domain-containing protein, which translates to MRNAWSIVWVALVVGLWTTCVGGVCWADGDVLTVTQDESSMERVIEQYLKEAHQLTAREKVLENDDLVLVYDMKGDPAPNYAITVDTQSVHKTESGRVVERAVTAQVFTGIKVPAEKSAAVMKAINEASRDSWFFAGYIDDDGEVVIQWNVNVMSQGLHAEYVFDMVARMDKSWAKLWPMITAALQ; encoded by the coding sequence ATGCGCAACGCTTGGAGCATCGTCTGGGTCGCACTGGTTGTTGGCCTATGGACAACCTGCGTGGGTGGAGTCTGCTGGGCCGACGGTGACGTGCTCACCGTGACCCAGGACGAGAGCTCGATGGAACGCGTCATCGAGCAGTACCTGAAGGAGGCACACCAACTCACGGCCCGGGAGAAGGTCCTCGAGAACGACGACCTGGTGCTGGTCTACGACATGAAGGGCGACCCGGCGCCCAACTACGCCATCACCGTAGACACCCAGTCGGTGCACAAGACCGAAAGCGGAAGGGTCGTGGAGCGTGCCGTAACGGCGCAAGTTTTCACCGGTATCAAGGTGCCCGCGGAGAAGAGCGCAGCCGTGATGAAGGCGATCAATGAGGCCAGCAGGGACAGTTGGTTCTTCGCCGGCTACATTGACGACGACGGGGAAGTCGTGATCCAGTGGAACGTGAACGTCATGTCCCAGGGCCTGCACGCCGAGTATGTCTTCGACATGGTCGCGCGCATGGACAAGAGCTGGGCGAAGCTCTGGCCCATGATCACCGCGGCTCTGCAGTAG
- a CDS encoding YdcF family protein → MFFVLSKLLGYLIFPLTLALLGLVVFWLRSRRRPKPAWRLFWAAVVVLWFCSCPWGTDVLLLPLERPFTNAPEPATADVIIVLGGALDLVRSEPGRLEYGPSSDRFMYAVLLARRLPQAKIIFSGGTASLVDHAKTEASLLKGEAIRLGIEPERIYVDDASRNTRENAIESKRILEQIGGQSVVVITTAFHMRRSLGCLRKVGMEATPYAVDFRNHRGGANLFGWVPQADQLVDSTAAIREYVGLVMYRLKGWAS, encoded by the coding sequence ATGTTCTTTGTCTTGTCGAAGCTGCTGGGCTATCTGATCTTCCCGCTGACCCTGGCTTTGCTGGGGTTAGTGGTGTTCTGGCTGCGGAGCCGGCGGCGGCCCAAGCCCGCCTGGCGGCTGTTCTGGGCCGCAGTCGTCGTGCTCTGGTTCTGCAGTTGCCCGTGGGGGACCGACGTGCTGCTGCTGCCGCTCGAACGGCCCTTCACCAACGCCCCGGAGCCGGCTACCGCGGACGTCATCATCGTGCTGGGCGGCGCGCTGGACCTGGTGCGGTCTGAGCCGGGGCGGTTGGAATATGGTCCGTCCTCCGACCGCTTCATGTACGCCGTCCTGCTCGCGCGGCGCCTCCCGCAGGCCAAGATCATCTTCTCGGGGGGCACGGCCAGCCTCGTGGACCACGCCAAGACGGAGGCCTCGCTGCTCAAAGGCGAGGCCATCCGGCTCGGCATTGAGCCTGAGCGGATCTACGTGGACGACGCGTCGCGGAACACGCGCGAGAACGCGATCGAGAGCAAGCGCATCCTGGAGCAGATCGGGGGGCAGTCGGTGGTGGTGATCACGACCGCCTTCCACATGCGCCGGTCGCTCGGCTGCCTGCGGAAGGTGGGTATGGAGGCCACGCCGTACGCCGTGGACTTCCGCAACCACCGGGGCGGGGCCAACCTGTTCGGCTGGGTGCCGCAGGCCGACCAACTGGTGGACTCCACGGCGGCGATCAGGGAGTATGTGGGGCTGGTCATGTACCGGCTGAAGGGGTGGGCCAGTTGA
- a CDS encoding DUF4091 domain-containing protein gives MRKMLVAWAVIWATAGLAADWQSSLCIGNGGVWRQRIAVQVRNTGAQLLPGELVELKVGTGAGQVPLAGATVDALRVCNEAGTEYLYTVQDAAGQIVKRGPVPAGGSLFFATDVPAGGEATYTVYFDNPAAWAVPDFLNAGSGVRNPGVEAGSGDTPSGWRHDAADSQHQASWVTENPHSGQRCLRTVVAAGAPSTWIATRQSGLHLIPGGKYTMTAWVKAQDVVGNAGWYIHVGNSTQSMMISPMLNGGAGTYDWKQVRAEFTAPEGANLADLGTVLYGTGTAWFDDVTLETDARPTLTATVGLVEKLPLREIDEPPTWKRGWQQRAPIRVFNWAAEPRRVMVAVDTGGLVPRGTLSGAVSGRTIMQGERELPRGVLGGLLVFQADLPPRSIVTYYLVLGGMRSAEPPGSVLSLDRLLDSPVNLARNGSFEQGDKLPDAWPGGAEGEKPAGAMLGFDTPGLVGKRCVKIHVPHDAKPAWTGWRQDVPVEPGRTYLYSAWLKCEDLKGSLQLHAHKRTAAGELSKDNPYTSAGPAISGTTGWTQLAGVFTMPADCRIFQLHLTMNATGTAWHDGVLLVETQRGELGPLQGRPARGLEVWPVPAVVKVFRHDVNPGGSRSVTAPTQQAAATQQAAALQVSLARNECEPLQLAIRSDQALSQVRLVAGAPVGPGGKRLPAPTVNVVGYVPIDHAGGYYSSKLEDWQRRLPGGTGGSDGFAGMWPDPLLPDRAFDAAPNQTQPVWVTYRAPAEATPGAYSGAVKLVQGDRTLWQGQVALQVRRFALPDQGHLAAIYDCRQGGGMWRREGKTQQETQQDFWQFMADRRVCPDRVHPEPRLGYKDGQVVADFTEYDKAAAYYFDVLKLPHSYTPGVFYGFGWGHPPYAKFGEQPYEGQYPFEGVDRGRLRPEYKRAYQAVLKAYWDHVKAKGWADRIVLYMSDEPYDSQPEIRAQMKALCDMVHEVDPAIRIYVSNWHEQPAWEGGYLNVWGVGHYGCFSVEKMRKLQAAGDTIWWTTDGQMCTDTPYCGVERLLPHYAFKYGARAYEFWGIDWLTYDPYEFGWHSFIKQSGTPGKIDCVRYPCGDGFLAYPGKPIGHDGAVSSARLEQAREGMEDYEYLWLLRDLVERVGGRVPTPADGGVGTRRPTREAVAAAKAALAAAEKLVEIPNAGGRYSTKILPDPEAVYRVRQQCAQAIEGLMR, from the coding sequence ATGCGGAAGATGCTCGTGGCGTGGGCCGTGATCTGGGCGACGGCGGGGCTGGCGGCGGACTGGCAGTCGTCCCTCTGCATCGGCAACGGTGGGGTGTGGCGGCAGCGGATTGCCGTGCAGGTGCGCAACACGGGAGCGCAGCTCCTGCCGGGCGAGCTGGTGGAGCTGAAGGTCGGCACGGGCGCGGGGCAAGTCCCGCTGGCTGGGGCGACCGTGGACGCCCTGCGCGTGTGCAACGAGGCCGGCACGGAGTATTTGTACACCGTGCAGGACGCCGCGGGGCAGATCGTGAAGCGGGGGCCTGTGCCCGCCGGTGGGAGCCTGTTCTTCGCCACGGATGTGCCCGCCGGAGGGGAAGCCACCTACACCGTCTACTTCGACAACCCCGCGGCATGGGCTGTCCCCGACTTCCTGAACGCCGGCAGCGGCGTGCGCAACCCCGGTGTCGAGGCCGGCTCGGGGGACACGCCGAGCGGGTGGCGCCATGACGCCGCTGACAGCCAGCACCAGGCTTCATGGGTGACAGAGAACCCCCATTCGGGCCAGCGGTGCCTGAGGACCGTCGTGGCGGCGGGGGCGCCGTCCACGTGGATCGCCACGCGACAGAGCGGCCTGCACCTCATCCCCGGCGGCAAGTACACCATGACCGCGTGGGTCAAGGCGCAGGACGTGGTGGGCAATGCCGGCTGGTATATCCACGTCGGCAACTCGACCCAGTCCATGATGATCTCGCCGATGCTCAACGGCGGGGCGGGGACATATGACTGGAAGCAGGTACGGGCGGAGTTCACCGCCCCCGAGGGCGCGAACCTCGCCGACCTGGGCACGGTGCTGTATGGCACCGGCACGGCATGGTTCGACGATGTGACGCTGGAAACGGACGCCCGGCCGACGCTGACGGCGACGGTCGGGCTGGTCGAGAAGCTGCCGCTGAGGGAGATTGACGAGCCACCCACCTGGAAGCGCGGGTGGCAGCAGCGCGCTCCGATCCGCGTGTTCAACTGGGCCGCGGAGCCCCGTCGGGTAATGGTGGCCGTGGACACGGGCGGGCTGGTCCCGCGTGGCACGCTCAGCGGTGCTGTCTCCGGGCGCACCATCATGCAGGGCGAGCGGGAGCTGCCGCGCGGGGTACTGGGGGGCCTGCTCGTCTTCCAGGCGGACCTGCCGCCGCGCAGCATCGTGACGTACTACCTGGTGCTTGGCGGCATGCGCTCCGCCGAGCCGCCGGGGTCGGTGCTGTCCCTCGACAGGCTGCTCGACAGTCCCGTGAACCTCGCCAGAAACGGGAGCTTCGAGCAGGGGGACAAGCTGCCGGACGCCTGGCCTGGCGGGGCGGAGGGAGAGAAGCCGGCCGGAGCCATGCTCGGCTTCGACACGCCGGGGTTGGTCGGCAAGCGGTGCGTCAAGATCCACGTGCCGCACGACGCCAAGCCCGCCTGGACCGGCTGGCGGCAGGATGTGCCCGTCGAGCCGGGTCGGACGTATCTGTACTCGGCGTGGCTCAAATGTGAGGACCTCAAGGGCAGCCTGCAACTCCACGCCCACAAGCGCACCGCAGCGGGGGAACTGTCCAAGGACAACCCCTACACGAGCGCGGGGCCGGCGATCTCCGGCACGACCGGCTGGACGCAACTCGCCGGGGTGTTCACGATGCCCGCCGATTGCCGCATCTTCCAACTGCACCTGACGATGAACGCTACCGGGACGGCATGGCACGACGGTGTGCTGCTCGTGGAGACGCAACGGGGCGAGCTGGGCCCGTTGCAGGGCCGACCGGCCAGGGGGCTTGAGGTGTGGCCGGTGCCGGCGGTGGTCAAGGTGTTCAGGCATGATGTGAACCCGGGCGGTTCGCGGTCGGTGACCGCTCCCACACAGCAGGCTGCCGCCACACAGCAGGCTGCCGCCCTACAGGTGTCGCTGGCGCGGAATGAGTGCGAGCCGCTGCAACTCGCGATCCGCTCGGACCAGGCGCTCTCGCAGGTGCGTCTGGTGGCCGGCGCGCCGGTGGGGCCGGGCGGCAAGAGGCTGCCCGCGCCGACTGTGAACGTGGTCGGCTACGTACCCATAGACCACGCGGGCGGCTACTACAGCAGCAAGCTGGAGGACTGGCAGCGGCGTCTGCCCGGTGGCACGGGCGGGTCAGATGGCTTTGCGGGGATGTGGCCCGATCCGCTGCTGCCGGACCGTGCGTTTGACGCGGCGCCGAACCAGACGCAGCCGGTGTGGGTCACGTACCGGGCCCCGGCGGAGGCGACGCCGGGAGCCTACAGCGGCGCCGTGAAGCTCGTCCAGGGCGACAGGACGCTGTGGCAGGGGCAGGTGGCGCTGCAGGTGCGCCGGTTCGCGCTACCGGATCAGGGGCACCTCGCGGCGATCTACGACTGCCGACAGGGCGGGGGCATGTGGCGGCGCGAGGGGAAGACGCAGCAGGAGACGCAGCAGGACTTCTGGCAGTTCATGGCCGACCGGCGCGTCTGCCCCGACCGCGTCCATCCCGAGCCCAGACTGGGGTACAAGGACGGCCAGGTCGTGGCCGACTTCACCGAGTACGACAAGGCGGCCGCGTACTACTTTGATGTGCTCAAGCTGCCGCACAGCTACACGCCGGGCGTCTTCTACGGCTTCGGCTGGGGGCACCCGCCGTACGCGAAGTTCGGCGAGCAGCCCTACGAGGGCCAATACCCCTTCGAGGGTGTGGACCGCGGCAGACTGCGGCCCGAGTACAAGCGGGCCTACCAGGCTGTGCTGAAGGCCTACTGGGACCATGTGAAGGCGAAGGGCTGGGCGGACCGCATCGTCCTGTACATGTCCGACGAGCCCTATGACAGCCAGCCCGAGATCCGGGCACAGATGAAGGCCCTGTGTGACATGGTCCACGAGGTGGACCCGGCCATCCGCATCTACGTCAGCAACTGGCACGAGCAGCCCGCATGGGAGGGCGGATACCTGAACGTGTGGGGCGTGGGGCACTATGGCTGCTTCTCGGTGGAGAAGATGAGGAAGCTGCAGGCCGCCGGGGACACGATCTGGTGGACCACCGACGGACAGATGTGCACCGACACGCCCTATTGCGGTGTGGAGCGGCTGCTGCCCCACTATGCCTTCAAGTACGGCGCCAGGGCCTACGAGTTCTGGGGGATAGACTGGCTGACGTATGACCCCTACGAGTTCGGCTGGCACAGCTTCATCAAGCAGAGCGGCACGCCGGGGAAGATTGACTGCGTCCGCTATCCGTGTGGCGATGGCTTCCTGGCCTATCCGGGCAAGCCCATCGGGCATGACGGAGCGGTCAGCTCGGCGCGGCTGGAGCAGGCGCGGGAGGGGATGGAGGACTATGAGTATCTGTGGCTGCTGCGGGACCTGGTGGAGCGCGTGGGCGGGCGTGTCCCCACGCCCGCAGATGGCGGCGTGGGGACACGCCGCCCCACGCGGGAGGCTGTGGCCGCCGCCAAGGCCGCTCTGGCGGCGGCGGAGAAGCTGGTGGAAATCCCGAATGCGGGCGGACGGTACTCGACGAAGATCCTGCCCGACCCCGAGGCTGTGTACCGGGTCCGACAGCAGTGCGCGCAGGCGATCGAGGGGCTGATGCGCTAG
- a CDS encoding DegT/DnrJ/EryC1/StrS family aminotransferase — translation MSQLAPIPLIDLKTQYKSLRQEVNAAIGTALESMQLFLGPNVQQLEGDFADFCGVKHAIGVANGTEALSLSLRALDIGRGDEVITVSWTFMATIEAIAHVGATPVVVDIDPQTYCMDTRALAAAINHRTRAVIPVHIFGHPCNMDEIVDLCEPRRLRIIEDACQAHGARWKGERVGSLGDAAAFSFYMSKNLAGYGDGGMITTKSDDVAKRVRALRDHGQAERGVFSEVGYNSRLDEVQAAVLNVKFKRLKQWNEARRRVAARYNELLGKLDVVLPFEAPQAEHVYHLYTLRTPKRDQVAAALQAAGIGFATHYKQPPHTHPAGEQWGLGQVNLPVTMQCAQEVIQLPMYPELTDEQIERVCEVVGGAL, via the coding sequence GTGAGCCAACTTGCCCCCATACCCCTGATTGACCTGAAGACCCAGTACAAGAGCCTGCGCCAGGAGGTCAACGCCGCCATCGGCACGGCGCTCGAAAGCATGCAGCTCTTCCTGGGGCCCAATGTCCAGCAGCTCGAAGGGGACTTCGCCGACTTCTGCGGCGTCAAGCATGCCATCGGCGTGGCCAATGGCACCGAGGCCCTGTCGCTGTCGCTGCGCGCCCTGGACATCGGGCGCGGCGATGAAGTCATCACCGTGTCGTGGACCTTCATGGCCACCATCGAGGCCATCGCCCATGTCGGGGCCACGCCTGTCGTGGTGGACATTGACCCGCAGACCTATTGCATGGACACCAGGGCCCTCGCGGCAGCCATCAACCACCGTACCCGCGCCGTCATCCCCGTTCACATCTTCGGCCACCCGTGCAACATGGACGAGATCGTGGACCTGTGCGAGCCGCGGCGGCTGCGGATCATCGAGGATGCCTGCCAGGCCCATGGCGCCCGGTGGAAGGGCGAGCGCGTCGGCTCGCTGGGCGATGCGGCGGCCTTCAGCTTCTACATGAGCAAGAACCTCGCCGGCTACGGCGACGGCGGGATGATCACCACCAAGAGCGACGACGTCGCCAAGCGCGTGCGGGCCCTGCGCGACCACGGACAGGCCGAACGCGGCGTGTTCAGCGAGGTCGGGTACAACTCGCGCCTCGACGAGGTCCAGGCGGCGGTCCTGAATGTGAAGTTCAAGCGCCTGAAGCAGTGGAACGAGGCCCGGCGGCGGGTGGCGGCGCGCTACAACGAGTTGCTGGGCAAGCTCGACGTGGTCTTGCCGTTTGAGGCCCCGCAGGCGGAGCATGTGTACCACCTGTACACGCTGCGCACGCCCAAGCGGGACCAGGTTGCCGCGGCGCTGCAGGCAGCGGGCATCGGCTTCGCGACGCACTACAAACAGCCCCCGCACACCCACCCGGCCGGGGAGCAGTGGGGCCTGGGCCAGGTGAACCTGCCGGTCACGATGCAGTGCGCCCAGGAGGTCATCCAGTTGCCGATGTACCCCGAGCTGACCGACGAGCAGATCGAGCGGGTGTGTGAGGTGGTGGGGGGGGCGCTGTAG
- the rlmN gene encoding 23S rRNA (adenine(2503)-C(2))-methyltransferase RlmN, protein MTTPQRLPLLYELELDGLTAWLKERRQPAYRAGQIFAWAYQRSAASFADMTDLPRDLRAQLETAFRCGPLVPGAVSQSEETTKLLLELADGQTVECVRISMDGSYTACVSSQVGCAVKCAFCATGQLKLQRSLTAGEIIQQVVTINSLGERVRNVVFMGMGEPFHNYANVVKAVRRLILPEAFGMSPRRLTISTSGIVPGIHRYADEGPATELAVSLNAGSDEQRRELMPGTARYTLAQLLEACRHFSEAHGGRPVTFAYVLIESVNDSFDDAERLGKLLKGLPHHLNVIPFNEVSHARFKPPAYPRVSAFVQACRRHGLNVSLRHSKGGDIDAACGQLRARGEG, encoded by the coding sequence ATGACTACACCGCAGCGTCTACCCCTGCTCTATGAACTCGAACTGGACGGGCTGACTGCCTGGCTCAAGGAGCGACGGCAGCCTGCCTATCGCGCCGGCCAGATCTTCGCCTGGGCCTACCAGCGCAGCGCCGCCAGCTTCGCCGACATGACTGACCTGCCGCGCGACCTGCGCGCGCAACTGGAGACGGCCTTCCGCTGCGGCCCGCTCGTGCCCGGTGCCGTGTCGCAGAGCGAGGAGACCACCAAGCTCCTGCTGGAGCTGGCCGACGGCCAGACAGTCGAGTGCGTGCGCATCAGCATGGACGGCAGCTACACCGCGTGCGTGTCCAGCCAGGTCGGGTGCGCCGTCAAGTGCGCCTTCTGTGCCACGGGGCAGCTCAAGCTGCAGCGGAGTCTGACGGCGGGGGAGATCATCCAGCAGGTCGTCACGATCAACAGCCTGGGCGAGCGCGTGCGCAATGTCGTCTTCATGGGCATGGGCGAGCCGTTCCACAACTACGCCAACGTCGTGAAGGCCGTGCGGCGGCTGATCCTGCCCGAGGCCTTCGGCATGTCACCCCGGCGGCTGACCATCTCCACCTCGGGCATCGTACCGGGCATCCATCGCTATGCCGATGAAGGGCCGGCCACGGAGCTGGCGGTGTCACTGAACGCCGGCAGCGACGAACAGCGGCGGGAGCTGATGCCCGGGACGGCGCGGTACACGCTGGCGCAGTTGTTGGAGGCCTGCCGCCACTTCTCCGAGGCCCATGGCGGCCGCCCGGTGACCTTCGCCTACGTGCTCATCGAGAGTGTCAATGACTCGTTTGATGATGCCGAGCGCCTGGGCAAACTCCTCAAGGGCCTGCCGCACCATCTGAACGTGATCCCTTTCAACGAGGTATCCCACGCTCGATTCAAGCCGCCGGCCTATCCGCGAGTGAGTGCCTTCGTACAAGCCTGTCGGCGGCACGGGCTGAATGTGAGCCTCCGCCACAGCAAGGGTGGTGACATAGACGCCGCCTGCGGACAGCTACGCGCACGGGGGGAAGGGTAG